CCGGGGGACGTGTGCTTGATCAATATAGGAGTACTTTAACTCCTAAAATTGTACAAGCTCTTGTGTGGACTCAAGATTGGATTCGAAAATCATTATCACAAGAAGACATAAAAAAGATTGAAGAACAAATCCAAGAGCTTGACAAGATTGAAAATggtatatttattgttttattttaatagtttcaatTTTTTTACCATATCACTCCTACTTATTTAATTGATTCAATGTTTAGACTTTTCTTGGAATGCACCAGAACCTACCCTAAATTCATGAGCTTTCGTGAGTTGAAGGGTATGCTTACTTTCTTATTTTTGTTAACTTATAATCTATTCgtttgtttatattatttgatttttttaaatgcgtatatttctattatatgttaatttttttgTAGGTTTAATGCAAATGGAGATATTTTGGAGAGAAGAAACGGATACAAATGGAGAATATTAAAGActtacatttcaattatgtgttaatttcaagacttatgtaatgtttttaattatgtagtgATTCAAAGACTTATGTAATGTTTTTATTATGTAGGATTCAAAGACTTatgtaatgtttttaattatgcagtgatttaattcggttaatttggttaattaagttaatttggttaattcggttaattttttaccaaaaataaaaaaacatataattttcggttaattcggttaaccgactgaattaaccgaaaaaatttcggttcgattaattttttttaaaaaatttggttcgattaacggttaaaaattttaAGAGGTCATTTAATTCGGTTAATGATATTTCGAGTCGGTTAACCGATTGAAAACCCTAATTAGCCCATATTAAAGAGTAAAGACCTCATGCTTTAGTTTCTATAGTTCAGTAAAACGACTTAGTTTTAGCGAGAAAGAACAAGTCCCTTTGACCATTAAACGACAGCGTTAAGCTAAGCTCTCAGCCAGTCAACATCTCACTCTTGACTTCCTCCAGAACAGCCATCTCTTTCCACTCTTCACTCCCTCAAACTCCCAATCCCTGACAAACCCTAAAAATTCCActgtaaataaaaaaaaactcctAAGGGAGAGCGAGAACCATCAAAGATGACGATCAAGCAGCTTCTCTCTCTAGCTCGGCGTTTAAGCAAGCCTTCCTCTTCTTTCAACATATCCCGATCGTCTTCCTCCGCCGCATCTCGTCTGGCCGCCGCTGCCACTTCGGATTCTACTGAAATCAGCCCTCCTCCACCAACAGCCATGATCTACGACAGATTATCCCTCTCCTTTAAATCAAAGCTCCAAAAACTCGAAAACCCTGATCCCCGTTTCCTCAAATACGGTTCCCCTCATCCAGCTGTTGTTTCCCACACGCACATACTATCTTCCCCCGAAACCAAAATTACAACTTTGCCCAATGGCCTTCGTGTCGCCACTGAATCTACTCTATCTTCCCGCACGGCCACGGTTGGGGTCTGGATCGATGCGGGGTCGAGATTTGAGACTGAAGAGACTAATGGAACGGCGCACTTCTTGGAGCATATGATATTTAAAGGGACAGAGAGGAGGTCTGCCAGGGACTTGGAGGAAGAGATTGAGAATATGGGAGGGCATTTGAATGCTTATACATCGAGGGAGCAAACCACTTATTACGCTAAAGTTATGGATAAAGATGTATTTAAAGCGTTGGATATATTGGCTGATATTTTGCAGAATTCGAAGTTTGAGGAACACAGGATTCGTAGGGAAAGAGATGTGATTCTAAGGGAAATGGAAGAGGTAATGAATAGCTTTGGTTTGGGGACATTTTAAATAGGTTCCGgataatatatgttttttttaaaaaaaaaattggttttagTATGTGTTCTCTCTGTTTATAGGGAATACGAATCTAATTGTTTGTGTTTTTGCTTGGCATGTAGGatataaataagtaattaaatttaTGGGGTTGGATTTGAAAATGTCAACTTTTTGGAATATATATGATCTTTGTCTATGCAGCATAAAGTTTTGAGAGAAATACTAAATAGGATTATTAGGGAGAAGGATGCCATTTTAGTGAACATGGAGAACGTAACTATATAAAATAAGGGATTTTTAGTGGGTTTTGGTTGATATGTGTTCAACTGTAAGGGTTGTTTGGTTGATTGGTTACATTTGGCATTAGCTGGTGTTTTATTTGTCCTGCATATGAATTTGTGGGGTTAGAAATCAGTATGCATGGACAACATGgttgtaataatttttttttttttttttgtacagAGTAAAGATATGTGAAGTATGTTACTATTGGTTGGTTTCTTTTCTGTTGTATGGGTCCATTGTGCGTTAAATTATCTCTTTTGGAGCCACATGAGGATGTTTATGATCATTAATTTCTACATAGATAATGTTGCCTCAGTTTTGCCTAATGCATTTGTCTTCATTCTATGTTAATTATTAATAACATAAGTTATGATCTTGGGGAATTCCGTAGGTCGAGGGTCAAACAGAGGAAGTTATTTTTGACCATTTGCATTCAACTGCTTTCCAATACACTCCTCTTGGTAGAACTATTCTAGGATCTGCTGATAATGTCAAGACAATCACCAAAGGGCATCTGCTGAACTATATTCAGACACACTACACCGCCCCTAGAATGGTATGCAAAGAACTACTCAGCTTTTCTTATGTAGCTGCGTATACTATGATGTACTACGATGTACTTAGTCCTTAAAGGATGAATGTTTTGCCATTCCATTGCTTTCCCATAATATCATGTGAGGTACTACGTGCAAGAGTTGTCAATAGGTTTTTGTAAATGCATGTTTTTTGTTAACTTTTACAGGTCATTGCAGCTTCTGGAGCTGTTAAGCATGAGGAAATTGTAGAGCAAGTAGAGAAGTTATTTACCAAGTTATCATCTGATCCAACCACAGCTTCTCAGTTAGTAGTGAAAGAACCAGCCACTTTTACTGGTTCTGAGGTGGGGGTtgtcataataaaattatttttttcttaaaatccaCTTTCAGTATGTTATGCTCTctaagtttatttttaattttgaaaaatcaggTCAGAATGATCAATGATGATATTCCTCTAGCGCAATTTGCAGTTGCTTTTGAGGGAGCATCTTGGACACATCCAGATTCCATTGCACTAATGGTTATGCAGGCTATGTTGGGTTCTTGGAGCAAAAATGCTGGGGGTGGAAAGCACA
This is a stretch of genomic DNA from Gossypium arboreum isolate Shixiya-1 chromosome 11, ASM2569848v2, whole genome shotgun sequence. It encodes these proteins:
- the LOC108474066 gene encoding probable mitochondrial-processing peptidase subunit beta, mitochondrial, which codes for MTIKQLLSLARRLSKPSSSFNISRSSSSAASRLAAAATSDSTEISPPPPTAMIYDRLSLSFKSKLQKLENPDPRFLKYGSPHPAVVSHTHILSSPETKITTLPNGLRVATESTLSSRTATVGVWIDAGSRFETEETNGTAHFLEHMIFKGTERRSARDLEEEIENMGGHLNAYTSREQTTYYAKVMDKDVFKALDILADILQNSKFEEHRIRRERDVILREMEEVEGQTEEVIFDHLHSTAFQYTPLGRTILGSADNVKTITKGHLLNYIQTHYTAPRMVIAASGAVKHEEIVEQVEKLFTKLSSDPTTASQLVVKEPATFTGSEVRMINDDIPLAQFAVAFEGASWTHPDSIALMVMQAMLGSWSKNAGGGKHMGSELAQRVGINEIAESMMAFNTNYKDTGLFGVYAVAKPDCLDDLAYAIMYETTKLAYRVSEADVIRAHNQLKSSLMLHMDGTSPVAEDIGRQLLTYVRRIPFAELFARIDAVDPSTIKRVADRFIYDKDIAIAAMGPVQGLPDYNWFRRRTYWNRY